The following is a genomic window from Anopheles aquasalis chromosome 3, idAnoAquaMG_Q_19, whole genome shotgun sequence.
TGATTGAAGTTTCGATAAACATGATTCTCACTAGATGTTAAAGGTTAGAGTTAGTTGCTGTGAACGGCACGAAACCATGCTTGGTGTATCAAAGAAGGGGCAAGTAAACCCGACTACGAGCAGGACTTCAACAAGATTTGTCGTGAAAAAAGTACCTGTCTAAGCAGGGATGAGTTTGATAAATCGCAAAAAGAGTGTATTGTGTTGTCACTAAAAAATCATTGTGCAATCGATCGGAAACATAGGCGACTCAATTAATCGCAAAGTAATCTTGGATCTGGTTTATCTGAAAGCATATTTTTCACAAGCGTGTGTTGTACTTGTCTTTCATTCTCTTTGAAATCTACTCAAGATACAGACGGCAAATCAAAGGCATTCGAACACTGCATTTGATGAGGTCGCGCTTTGCCATAATGCCTCGCTGCCTAAGCTATTACCTAAAGGCACATCCGTTTTATTGTGGGTCACTTTTTTTCTACATATTCTCAATTGACTTTGCACGGCGACGGTACAGACAGGCGAAATGACTACACAACTCAAGACGACATGTTCTATTTTGTCGTTATGTGGCATTAGCTTCTAAGAACactgttttcttcgtttgagAGAGATTTGCTTTCTCACGAACGATTAACAAACACTTGTTTGTTAAAATGGTAATTACCAGTATGACTAGCAAAGTACTACTTTGATAATTGTTATTATGTTTTTGGTATTACTCTTTGCTGTTTCGAAAATCGACGTTGTTTATACGGTGGCAAGGATTGTATAGCTGCTTTTCGTCTGTGACACTTTGCTGCTTTTTCTCTCAAGTTGATGCAAGAATAAGGACACAAGTACTATTCCGCTATTTAGTGTTTTTGTATCCGAAACAAAAACTGTTGTAGTTCACAGTTTGTTGACATAATTTCCTGGGAACGTTCCAAAGCATCCGGAACGCGCCGATGTTCCTACATACCAGCCATCATCACATTTTTCCAGCACGTACACAATATCTCCTTCGTGTAGCTCCAGTTCATCGGTGTTCTGCGGTTTATAGTTGTACAGTGCACGATACCTGAGATAGAGAGTATAAGTTGTGACGATTTAGGTTGACACGAGATTGCATCATGTCTCATACTCACGATATCGGTTCATTGGATGTGTCCACATGTAAAACTTCTGTTTTCTGTACTGTCTTCGTTTCACGCACTATTCCGGGGGAAACTCGCCCATTGCTGTGCGTAGTGCCATAGTGCGTAGAGAACGATTGCGTTGCTGCTTTGACAATTGGCTCAATTTCATAGCTTTCGGCGCCATCGATATCCGTCAGTATCTATTGACACACAGAAAAGAAGGCACAGATTGAATATTTCCCACGACACGCTtctttttaaaagaaaataggGCGTATCTATGGGCTCACCTCTACATACGATACAGGAaagattccttttttgctaCCGATTTTTCCTTCGAACCAGTTCTCGTCCACCCGCCTTGTAAGTGTGACCAACTCGCCCTTCAGCAACGATAGTTCGACGGCGGTTTGTGCAGTGAAGTTAAATTTTGCTCGCGCTTTTCCCTCGCGCGTAGGCTTTTTTGGCAGCGGTTTAGCATTCAAATTAGCGTTATCCTTGGTGAGAATCTAGTAACGATTAAATAAAAAGCATATAATGACACCACACCATCATACCATGATTGCATCTCAACGCACAACGCACCTCAATGTAATTGGCTGGCAAAAGGCCAACGGTGGCGTTATGTTCGCCCTCGTACCAGTTTTTGTCAATCTGTCTTCTCAGGTAAATTATGTCTCCTTTGCGGAAGGATAGCTCTCTGTAATTAGAAACAATTCCACAAAACGTTTATCAGGATCATCTATGATCGATGATTACTCCCAAAAATTTATTTACCTCATACTCTGACCCTGAAAATTGTACAACGCACGAGCGATTGtcttcggttgctgttgctgcagaggTTTCGGTGAAAGATCGGCGGCGAAGTCATCGTACCGATTAAGAGGGATCGGTGATTTTTGTGACGGTAGGATGTTGTCTGCGTGCCGTCTGGAGTGCATGTCCTCCAGCTCATTAATGTACTTGCGACGGCGCTCTTCTTGGTATACACGACGCATATGCTCCGCCTGACGGTATGCCAACTCGTCATCCGGTATCGGTTCTTTGTACTCGAACCGGATGGGCGTTTTGTAGTGGATGTTGACATCGCTCTCTATGTAACGACGTGGAGATTCTGTGTGCAGGAAACACATGAACGTATAAGACGAGCACAATTTGCAGAGGAAAAAACGCAATAATACTAAAACCAATTCATGAGGGAACTAATTCCAACCGTATGGATGATTTGAAAGCGAATCTATGCCCAAATTGATCGTCGCTGATGGCCCTTATAATATAATGAATTCATGTCTGTCCGAATGTCCCTTATAGACTCCAAAACTTCTGGACCGATAGACACCAAAATTGATACGAAGGGGGCCGATGAGGGTTATAGACGTTAGAATTCCTACGCTTCGTTCTTTCCTACCCTTTCTGAACAATTAACTGTTAAAAACATGAATTATTCCCCAAGTTACGAATAAAAACTCATCAAAACTTGCACAATTGTTGATGGTCACCTGAGAAATTAGACCATCCAGACCCAGGGGAAGAGGGTCCCCATACAACTCCCAAAGCCCTGCAccaaattatgtaaaacttgttTTTCTTGGTAAAATGTATCATATTTGGAtgaattttttaacaaatcgtccccaacatacgaccaaatatactcGAAAAGTAATTGTAGTGGCATTTGCAAACACCACGtgttttctgcaaacaaatcgtcgaactgtttttgtttcgaatcaaaagacttgcccttttaagcgacgaaccccgtttgatcatagtgtaatgaatttttcaacttaaaaattCGTTCCTGTTCACGATAAACCCACGACCGTccaaaacagaacgaaaacTGTCGGGGCAGCTAGTactaattaaattatttaattgtTTGCTTACACTATACCGCAGAAATACGGTGACGAACGAGTTTACGgcttgttgatactttttcatCGCTTTCAAACGGATATAGATACATCCGACAATGCCTTTAGCAACACTTTCACTAAGCTAGGTGAATGGTCAGTAAAGAAACATTATGCACATCATAGGGCGGGTTGATTCATTGTGGCTGCTACACACGTAACAGTAGCAGCCGGGGAAGTTGCGCCACGTTGAATATCTCCATCCATCATCCTTCAGTGATTCCCATGCTCGGAAGCATGTTTATCAACTTTTCCACCGATACTTTCCCCTCATGCAGGTTACTACTAACGGGTAGTCTGATAAACATTCATATGTGACACGTTCGCTGGGTCATATACGAATGTGGATTGTGGATAAAAACATGTTCATACCTCAGCGCTATCCACACTGCCCGCAATTAACCCATGCCCGGCCTCCATCGGTTCAAGCTGGAGTGTGGTGCAGGAAAATGCTAATTTAAACCGACCATTGAACTACTCTGAAGCGGTACATACAGCTGGCTGATCTTTGTAATGAATAATGAAAAGTGCACAGTGAAGGAGCAAAGAATTATAACCAGGATTGTTTGAAATGCAAAAGACCAGTGACGATTAGCCGTTACCAGTTCTCAGGGAagtaaaaccataaaacataaaatcataaaagcgAGTAAAAACCTTCAAGGCAAAATGACTTTCCGTTAGATTTATTCTGCCATTTTAAAACACACATAAGCTTCAATCTACGACGGAAAGTCTCGTTAGTCCACACGGACTGGGTATTCCCGGGTCGGTAAAGTGGAACGGAAATTTACATTCCGCACCCCTTGACAGAACTCTAAGTAAAGAAAATCAAGCTCAACAAAAGATTTCTTTGCTTTTGAACATAAGAACCGAAAACATAAATCTCAAAACAGCTATGATGATCAGCATGAACCAGGTGAATTCAAAGATTCTTCTTGGCATTGAACCATCATCTTTGGTGCCGACATGACTTACCTCGGCACGTCCTATTTCGACCACGTGTGCCCTTGATAGTGAATGTAATTTGCATCTTTTTGATACTTCAAGAGGAAGTTACCCTGCACTTTTCAGAAGAAATACTCTTTAAAATCCGATAAACAGCACCAACTTCACCAGAACTCAACAATCACACAATCGCATTCACATGCACAACCAAAGCTACGATCCAAATGTGAATGATCTCCTGGTAATGCAGCTACACTTTTCACTGATTTCTTATGGGATGACTTTATGAAACATTAACCTATACACCGGTCGAGTTATATAGAAACAGTAGTAGATCAGCTATTTACCCATGAAAAAACCTTACGGCTGTTATGCTGTTCAATCAAGACGATTTCAACCCAAGAAATGTGCTACGGCACGTGTTAGCACAGGTTGGGAAAGATGCGCACTACTACTTCACTGTTGTTTAGTCGATGCGGCTTGCGTAACTAAGGAAACATAACTCCTAGCCAACCATGCGTAGCGACCGACGACAATATGGTTACGATACGAGATACGGGTTGGTCAATATACCACCGATGAAGGCAAGTTGTGATTTGATCCAAGTAAGAAAGATATGGATTATCACACAAATTGATAGACACTCTGCAGAGTAAAATGTTTGGCGCGATTGAACATATCACAAAGGtgttataaataaaataaaaaaaaacacttcataAATCAGTCACTATTTGTCGCTGATGGTTTCGTCTTTATAGACTTCGTGGACAGACGCGAGAAAGTTCGTGTAGTAACTGTTGGCGCGCGTGAACTCAACTGAGCTGAGCAGAGTGCGAACATTTAGCAGCACTTCGAGGTACCGACCGGCTGCCCAAACTCcacctttctctccctttgcGAAGGTTGGATTGAGTGCGCTGACTCCGGTGAGTCGAACGATGTTCAAGTCACGTACCTCTGTGATCGCTGCACCGTTGCGAGCTAGCGGATCTTTGCAACCGGCCTGCCCAAGCGTGGCAAGTGCCCATGCCCATGCTCACGCTCATACTGGGGACcattctcttctccttttgctcgttttccttgatctttcgctctctatctgggctactctctctctcacctgtTCAATCCCTTGTAATAGTAAAACCTATGAGCAAGTTACATTATGTGAGCAGTAATGATCGCCATCATTTCAATCAAGGCCACTTCAACCAACATCACTAAAAGGATCTGCCTCTAGATAATTTTAATTGCAATTTCTTGGTAGAAATCATTCCCTGCATTTGAACATTAAATCCCGATTGCAGTGACATCGACGATCCACGATTCATTACCTCACATAGAAGGGTTTTAGTGGTGAATCATAACTTTCACCTTCAACAGCCCTTGCCTGACTTTCACCATTCAGCCCGCGGGAAAGGGCACTACAACCGTTGGACGACTATTTCGAGGActcgagaaagggagagagaagcaaGAAAACTACGATCGACTGCcgatgctttgttttgtaGCAAACGGTCGTGTTTATCAGTACGATCATTGATCGTTGCGTAATCCGCATTGGCACGAGATGTTCGATGGGTGATGAGTCGGGACCCGGTTGCTAACACTGATACTGACCAATGAAACGGACGATTGGCGAAATGGCATATGGACGACGATGTGACTCACCTGCGCCGTTCGAACTGATTGCGATCGGTGACGATGGAAGGAGGGGTattggtggtagtggtggtggtgtcggtgctcCTTTCATGGGGGGCGATGGGAACGTGAGGTGCGGCTCTAAGGGATGCGCAAACGaaccaaaataatcaaatgaaGCCAAGCGCTAAACGGGCCAACATGGTTATTGGAAAccagaaattgaaaaacacgAAGGCGCCAGGCAGATTAGGAACGAGAATGAAATCTAGTGAGTCCCAAGATCTCAAGAGATATTCACAGAAGCTACTAGTTAGCTGTAAACTCGTGGCATATGTTACACGCAATGAACATTATGAAGCACAATGTGAGATGAGCTTTTGGTATGGCGCATAAGACGAatatggagaagaagaaaaggagaaaggcGAAAGAAGCAGAATAGTCACAGACGCCCCTAACCTCCCTTAGAACTGCTTAAATACGACATATTAAAGACAGAGTGGAAGTGTcgaaagtggaaaatcgatttgaaatgatTGAGAAAAACCAGCAACCTTCGAATGAATCGGTCGGTATGACGGTGGCACTGCCAGTCATCGCTTGAATCTTCCTCCAGAGCATCTCCGCCTCGAGCTGACGATCGGACACGTACCGATACTTCGATCGGAGACcaatgccaccatcatcgcactGGCGGGAGTCGTACAATTGTTTGAGAAATACACTAGCGCTGGCATTCTGGCGGGGCGGCGAAGAAGAGTTGGAACGAAGTGGCAGCGCAGAACGTTGATGACGGTTGGAAGATGACGACAGTTTGCACGGTACAGCGTGCTGCTTATCAGTCAGTGTTCCCGTTGACTGATCGGGAGCAGTAAGTGAGCGTGCATTGTCGGTCGGCTTGGGGAACTGATGAGCAATCCATTCACCCGAAAGATAGCCGCAGATATCCTTCAGCTCACGAATGTCGGGCACCGAAGTGTACATCTTACCGAGCAGCGATAGATTCttatcattttccaccgatGTCATTTCGAACTTACTCTTGAGCTTCTCGATCTCCTCGCTACCGGACGAAGCACTACGACGAGCCTTGGGATTCTTTCCATTAACCGACTCATCGTGTGGTTGATGCTTGGCTATCTTGCTGTGTTGTTGACTGGAACGACTAGTCGGTTTCATTTCTCGCTTGAGCGAAGCCGTCTTGCTGATTACGTTAATGTGTGGCATGAACCGATCGTCCTTACGCAATGAAGGATGCTTCAAAATGGGCGATATCACCCGCTCTTTACGCTTGCGACAACGGGCAACCCGTGACTGGGTTTCATATTTGTGTGTCATCCGAGAGACATCTCCCGACTCATGCTGGCGAACAATGGTGACCTGACCTTGCTTGTCCTTACTCAAGTCGGTCACCTCTGCAAAGGGGCGGTTCAACTCCGAATCGCTCTGATACTGGCGCGGACTGATCGATGGAGATTCGGATCGGCCGGAACGCCACACACTCCCATCGAGGCTTTCAAACTTATCCTTGATCTTCTTCACCTCCCCCGTCTGTATACAGGTCGCGTAATCTGGCGTAGAGCTACGCGAGCGGAATGTAAAGTTCTTAGGCGTAGCGGACGAAGGTGCCGAGCATTTGGATGAGGTTGTGTACGAACAGGATACCGACCGCTTTTCACCAAACAGATCCTTCAAATCGGTGAACGATTGTGATAGCGTGATCGCGGTTTCGGTACCTCGTTGATCTGAGTCCGTCGCGTCCCGCCTGCCGCCCATTTCATCTTCCGAGGGCGAGGAATCCTCACGCGCATGATACACCGTAACTGTGGGCGTTTCTTCGCCTTGCTTCTCTTCAAAGTACTTGATTTTGCTCTTAATATCCTgttccaccggaaccggcatTGATCCGACACTGGTTCGGAAGATTACCGTTTTATTGGATGTTTCCGAAGAAATGCTTTCTGTGTCACAGCACAGAGGTTGAGGCTGCACCTTAGCAGATTCTGGAGCAGTTTTCGGCTGTGGCTTCTTGGTTACGGTGGCCCCCTCTATCTTCTTGAGACCACTTTCGAGAGAATGGTATCGATGCTCGGTGGGTAGAATCGTCGGTCGCAGCCGATCTTTTCTATTCTTACCGAGCGATGGAAGGGTGTGATGCTTCTCCAGAATTTTGTCCTTCAACTCCTGGCAAAGTGACCGTGAGAGCGTTGCACGCTGGATTGCCTCTTCTTCGGTGGATGTACTATTGATTGCACGTGGTGCCGATTTGCTCTCAAACGACTTTTGCATGTCAACCAAGGTCTTCTTGCTATGTTCAGACGCTTCGAGATGGCTTGCATTTATCTGATCTTTAGTCAGCATCGAATGACTCCTCACCTTCAACAGTGATTCAAGTCGACTGGCACGCTCCGGTACGTTGATGATGTACTCATGTTCCGCACGCTCCTCGGTTCTCATCAAAACACGAGAGACCgttttttcctgttcctcgGGTTCTTTTTGACCTCCACTGCTGTAAATTTCGCTCAATTGACTCTTCAGCTTTCGCATTTGTTCCGTGCTGAGCGTACTTAGCagcgtgctgctgatgacgccGTAACGCTTGCCAGCCGTGGCCGAATCCAGTGACTGTGGCTCATcctttttctcgttcgctAATGAGTACTTTTCCTCCATCTGATTCGCCACATCGACCACAGAGGATCCGCGCCACAGGGGTTTGTAGTGATCCTTGCTGACTTCGAGCTGCCGCAGCTTTGCATCCTCGAAGGCTAGAGCTTGCTGGTTAAGAACGCACTTTAAATCTTCGACAGATTTTTCACGATTACGTAGTCCAGTATCTAGATCACTATTCCAGCGCACTTCCTCCGGATCACGaggcaagaagaaaaagtctCGCTCCTTCTGATCCTGCTTCAGTTTGTTCTTCAGCTGCCACAGCTCCCGTTCGGCCTTTTCGTGTTCTCTCACCCGTTTCCACAGATCAAAATCTATGATCTCTTCCTCACGTGGGCGCCTCGTTCTCAAATCGCTCGAAGAGCACGATGTCACATACTCCAACTGTCCGAGTCGCTCGAGACTACTGTAGAAAGAGTTCAGCTCACGGAATCGTGCCCGTGAAACGTTCGTACCAGACTCGCCATTTAGGTTCAGTGAATGAGTGCGTACTAATGCCTGGTCCGatttttgctgatgctgacgctCATTGCTACTGAGACTTCGAGCACGAACTATCTTTCGTACATGTCCTTCGCCTTTCAGCGTTTGTATACGCCGGCAAGAAGGTGATCTAGACGTACGCGTAGTGGATTCCACCCTACGGCCAACGATCGTACGGGGAGCGCCGGTACTGACGAGCTCTTCCTGGATCACTCTAGTAGTCATTGTTGTTGTAGTGGTGGGCCCTGTGGCGTTTGATGACTTTGTTGGCTCACTGAGGCTGCGCTCGTGAATACTATAATCAATTTTCATGCGTCGTCCGCGCACATAGccaaactgttgctgctgctcccggtcaTCCTCATGTTCAGTTAGCTTCGAGAGTGATTCGTAACGGTTCATATGAGCAACCATTTCCCCAGCAGGACAATGTTGTCGATCCCCATCAGCAGCTAGCTTGGACTTGGCTCCACGATATTCCATAGTACGGAATTTTGATGACGATACTGGTCTCGCTTGGGTTAGATAATAGTTTGGTGGCTTCAGTGAGGGCTCCGATTTGCATGATAAGCTGTTCCACATGCGGGTCTTCTCAAGAACGCTACCGCTTGCACTTGTTTCTCCTGGTTCTGGTGTTGCACCGGAAGTACCAGAGCTTTTAAGAAACAGATTCTGAAAGAACGAATCAGTACGCACATTCTCCGTTTGTTCAACGATGTGCTCACTGTAGCTACTCCCCACAAatctttctcctttcttcgTGTCTGATGAAATTCGACTTTTGAGATGCGCTACACGATCCAAACTGTTAGACCCTGAGCCCCGTAGCTTAACATCACGGTTACCCCTAGCGAGTGTGGTCAAGGTGGATGGAATGTAAGAAACACGAGACTTGCGCTTCGAACTGGTGGAATCGATGGAATATGTTGAGTTGGTACGTGCCAGACTTTGATTTGAGGCTGTTTTGGATTTCAGACCGAATGCTTTCGACGCCTTCTGAAAACTTGTTCTTATCGTAACGTTCGGCGATGTTCCAACCGTTGGTTTGCCACGTGTATGAGCTTTCCTGGCAGACGGCAATTCTTTCGATCTATTCCCGGGCGACACCATCGACACTTTGAAAGAACGATCGTCTTTTTTGTGAATCGAAACAGGTGACACGCATTTGTTGAGACTTTTCGTCGATGAATACATACTGGATGCACTGCGGAATGTTCCATTAGACGAGAACCGTTTCAGTGAAGATCGACTCCCAATTGTGGCGTACTTCTCTCTTGCCGATACTTCCTCGTGTGAAAGATAGGAGCTGCGTAAGGCTTTCTTCACTTCGTTAGGCGAACGAAGATCCGGATTGCGCAAAATGCTCGTCGAAACTGATACCACCTTCGGCAGCTTCTGTTCGATACGTTTCTTTTCCTCGGCAAATGTACGCTCTTTCGAAATACCACGGCCAAACGCGACCGGACTGGGGCTGGATTTACGTTGATGGGTCGGACTAGGGTACCGTTTGGTGGAAGCTACACGTGTGCTGTTTTCCtggtttttctcttccttcacaAGGGACGAGCTTGAAGTTGCCGCGAACAGCTGCGGCCCTGCCGACTTGGAACGATAATGATCGATCTTTCGTACCGTTCTGGGGCAAATCGACGCCACAGTCCTTTGGGTTGTTTCGAGAGTTGTTCGCTTATCGTAATGGTTCGTTTTGACATGAGACATAATCTTCAGCGTTGAGTTGCTTCGTGAGCTCTTGCGACTCGGCGGAGCGGGTGGTGCTACGGGCACAAAGGTACGTGTTTCTTGTGGAAACGCTCCGAACATATCCAAAGGACGGCTTATGCTTGTGATCGGATAGCATGCGATCTCACGCGAAGATGCCATTAAGAACGGGTTGTTACAGTGCGACATAGTGGAGCTACTTGGATGGTTGATCGTAGCTTCCTCGCTAATTTCCACCTTTAGATCCGTCTCGCACGATGCGTCGGTGTCAGCTGGACAATCTGTGGAATATGTGACGAATGTGGAATACTCATTTCTTTTCTTACTTGTGCTAATCGATGCCCTCTGTGCCAAtaatttgtaatttttaaTCGGGCCATAGTGCTCCAAGTAACactcacacgcacacatttTTGCAGTAATCCACACGTTGCATTAGCTCAGCATCAGCGAAAGGATGTAGACCATTCTGGCCCATCTTGGCGCGATACTAGCTGCGAATAAGATACTCGTGCTAATCCATTTGTGAGGATGCTTTTCGTATAAGGCAATAATACTGTTTTTATCATGTGTATGTAGAATACCTACTCTCCAAAGACCGTAATCATACCTCCACCTGGTTAATTTACTGAAGATTACTCAACTACACTTTCACCATAGACCAATTCCCATTCCGAGAAATGTGTATAGAACAGCTTAAATTTAATTGCGGATGACACCGAGAGAAGGGAGTTACTGTGGATTTATACAATCTTCATCTAAAAATCTATTAGTATGATAGATCATAGAGCATAGATTTTCTTTCAATGCCATTCGACTTTCGTTGAACGGAACGCGTTAAAAGGTGCTAATAGTAAAAGAGCCATTACAATATTTAGGATGCAGCATAGGATGTGATTCTTAGGAAGTGTTAAAGCGTGATGATTTCATAGAAAGTTAGTTAACCAGTGCATG
Proteins encoded in this region:
- the LOC126577765 gene encoding uncharacterized protein LOC126577765 isoform X15; protein product: MKCSSCIGGGRRSLSSSDHESSSPLSSPVKKGNQLEQSMATNNEKPRGSEDSSTSRPPSITIEELDDEVFDNTKEEELHRHMQRYAQELNDFEDFSYQLASPLVVRLEVIREEDSGDACSDCSDNENPKPRDDPTPLSPNKVKQFSPAKMLRDLLRYRRGRSKQRHFERQEPTTCLLVGAKESTMIPTEYRSVCTTETVDCEKLEVELVNVGSNSSSMDDLSDIDEGASVLEVSQHLNSLQFNDDFQFLNLDTVALTDEADHVQTLTKSLNQAQVNHISITEIDNDRDSTSRESHHATHSSMVEQQITESNTASSNDQQTCAYASARKSHEEDRQPKTGRSSPEVGVPGAPHHTPPRGTSSSILRSTPNERFEEDVVGVCDHTNDERTAEDSLVVTDDEKMLARTMLEGNRARAELSSSEPVATVRDRVLSAKDVKENVTELFSACSSAPDIVRADSYPFGVPSVPQVDSSIVVNHWCRNEDPCFGKIMTIDNGVDTDIEGENCGVAGTLCTSSSPLVAEGTPLPQNPLAKEKTNVEACATPSDSDVVNVTNLAHSADQISGPPVPPPLPPPPAAVLLPVTVEALSAPSVSVLAASNDGQIHSGDHSRKADHADADTNSTQDSVPAVVSPAVTVEDQSVLLKYIQEDIASTGETEGEASSSNSRNSRKKSTEESAGKRKPIAIPRSNSGDPGKNNGDHGPKIERSHAGSGSSGQYFMHGGLEAAAPHIQTMVDLSQKAASGMIEVGVVHAPVIDEGARSVDLRSEVTRLKDQELQDEFRKLELETARYEQELQQMSLPSISSNSYRNEHVASAIEQHRTVSVSKESRIQLQSSSSSNTVMTTDVKMRNGSTVPVPLPNRDINNGNNQLYHEWQNTMKNREARLVQRSASSLHDQNATTCNLVTMTPPMVPPPPNVEEEHVTMKVKDRVREFMASEAAKSESRPMIRGNGMSSAPATPTASRKHIEAEFQQFREIRAQEQQRGLIGGNSAAKENGKAPNGLPSQPIGNDSPSRIPLPIGKLSSSSTKNGIQSTSEQGDDSVEVKVNVAALIATHQEKQQLQKSSSFTSSNVPVKCKPKNIGVIAAAPKDLVPIGVAKPSLPDEATETAVISVSDKCQQFEHRIRQNSIGNEEVQQTRQRQQLKGTVNASVHHDACDAGREGLCFSEADLLHEIDHALVLAKDFLFSRGVWSPYNRSTEVLTKEELAERTSNSKASEPLQQVWVPRSAPPSPAPERREFRPIGYESPTPSRRALASPSPAAVAAPWTQPGYSPPLAVSESKLNPSSNASSSIRCGISTSTPPQPQGHGQQVRFAPQPRSAADTLQQEPTINSLLKSKDGKAAVVGDAEMAADRQTSATTVTKRTTSSSQQQQLGGSSNRIVSPAPRTGYSSSEMQHEGVQSQMMQQTVHKVAGIGPTTREGMPLTLRSEIDEGNRDKWYKQMYQTLHKAHDDDDYVTVRYKTRRGYPYKSSGYQSEPEPNYDSDYTIKYSTLDRRRTPIGLSPTSYNKFNTQQQTTQHNQPIKSGSTSYKNHPGRIENYTPGRSSISEKESKAWWDEVMDIFNGQLEHQKLTTSKTYTEGNLSRALKEQGYESDSTLVFRKREPVASAALSPVEQKQYYKTMQAGGEIPLHGFRKPAPEKPKADTDASCETDLKVEISEEATINHPSSSTMSHCNNPFLMASSREIACYPITSISRPLDMFGAFPQETRTFVPVAPPAPPSRKSSRSNSTLKIMSHVKTNHYDKRTTLETTQRTVASICPRTVRKIDHYRSKSAGPQLFAATSSSSLVKEEKNQENSTRVASTKRYPSPTHQRKSSPSPVAFGRGISKERTFAEEKKRIEQKLPKVVSVSTSILRNPDLRSPNEVKKALRSSYLSHEEVSAREKYATIGSRSSLKRFSSNGTFRSASSMYSSTKSLNKCVSPVSIHKKDDRSFKVSMVSPGNRSKELPSARKAHTRGKPTVGTSPNVTIRTSFQKASKAFGLKSKTASNQSLARTNSTYSIDSTSSKRKSRVSYIPSTLTTLARGNRDVKLRGSGSNSLDRVAHLKSRISSDTKKGERFVGSSYSEHIVEQTENVRTDSFFQNLFLKSSGTSGATPEPGETSASGSVLEKTRMWNSLSCKSEPSLKPPNYYLTQARPVSSSKFRTMEYRGAKSKLAADGDRQHCPAGEMVAHMNRYESLSKLTEHEDDREQQQQFGYVRGRRMKIDYSIHERSLSEPTKSSNATGPTTTTTMTTRVIQEELVSTGAPRTIVGRRVESTTRTSRSPSCRRIQTLKGEGHVRKIVRARSLSSNERQHQQKSDQALVRTHSLNLNGESGTNVSRARFRELNSFYSSLERLGQLEYVTSCSSSDLRTRRPREEEIIDFDLWKRVREHEKAERELWQLKNKLKQDQKERDFFFLPRDPEEVRWNSDLDTGLRNREKSVEDLKCVLNQQALAFEDAKLRQLEVSKDHYKPLWRGSSVVDVANQMEEKYSLANEKKDEPQSLDSATAGKRYGVISSTLLSTLSTEQMRKLKSQLSEIYSSGGQKEPEEQEKTVSRVLMRTEERAEHEYIINVPERASRLESLLKVRSHSMLTKDQINASHLEASEHSKKTLVDMQKSFESKSAPRAINSTSTEEEAIQRATLSRSLCQELKDKILEKHHTLPSLGKNRKDRLRPTILPTEHRYHSLESGLKKIEGATVTKKPQPKTAPESAKVQPQPLCCDTESISSETSNKTVIFRTSVGSMPVPVEQDIKSKIKYFEEKQGEETPTVTVYHAREDSSPSEDEMGGRRDATDSDQRGTETAITLSQSFTDLKDLFGEKRSVSCSYTTSSKCSAPSSATPKNFTFRSRSSTPDYATCIQTGEVKKIKDKFESLDGSVWRSGRSESPSISPRQYQSDSELNRPFAEVTDLSKDKQGQVTIVRQHESGDVSRMTHKYETQSRVARCRKRKERVISPILKHPSLRKDDRFMPHINVISKTASLKREMKPTSRSSQQHSKIAKHQPHDESVNGKNPKARRSASSGSEEIEKLKSKFEMTSVENDKNLSLLGKMYTSVPDIRELKDICGYLSGEWIAHQFPKPTDNARSLTAPDQSTGTLTDKQHAVPCKLSSSSNRHQRSALPLRSNSSSPPRQNASASVFLKQLYDSRQCDDGGIGLRSKYRYVSDRQLEAEMLWRKIQAMTGSATVIPTDSFEESPRRYIESDVNIHYKTPIRFEYKEPIPDDELAYRQAEHMRRVYQEERRRKYINELEDMHSRRHADNILPSQKSPIPLNRYDDFAADLSPKPLQQQQPKTIARALYNFQGQSMRELSFRKGDIIYLRRQIDKNWYEGEHNATVGLLPANYIEILTKDNANLNAKPLPKKPTREGKARAKFNFTAQTAVELSLLKGELVTLTRRVDENWFEGKIGSKKGIFPVSYVEILTDIDGAESYEIEPIVKAATQSFSTHYGTTHSNGRVSPGIVRETKTVQKTEVLHVDTSNEPISYRALYNYKPQNTDELELHEGDIVYVLEKCDDGWYVGTSARSGCFGTFPGNYVNKL
- the LOC126577765 gene encoding sorbin and SH3 domain-containing protein 1 isoform X14, which produces MAADRQTSATTVTKRTTSSSQQQQLGGSSNRIVSPAPRTGYSSSEMQHEGVQSQMMQQTVHKVAGIGPTTREGMPLTLRSEIDEGNRDKWYKQMYQTLHKAHDDDDYVTVRYKTRRGYPYKSSGYQSEPEPNYDSDYTIKYSTLDRRRTPIGLSPTSYNKFNTQQQTTQHNQPIKSGSTSYKNHPGRIENYTPGRSSISEKESKAWWDEVMDIFNGQLEHQKLTTSKTYTEGNLSRALKEQGYESDSTLVFRKREPVASAALSPVEQKQYYKTMQAGGEIPLHGFRKPAPEKPKEPHLTFPSPPMKGAPTPPPLPPIPLLPSSPIAISSNGAESPRRYIESDVNIHYKTPIRFEYKEPIPDDELAYRQAEHMRRVYQEERRRKYINELEDMHSRRHADNILPSQKSPIPLNRYDDFAADLSPKPLQQQQPKTIARALYNFQGQSMRELSFRKGDIIYLRRQIDKNWYEGEHNATVGLLPANYIEILTKDNANLNAKPLPKKPTREGKARAKFNFTAQTAVELSLLKGELVTLTRRVDENWFEGKIGSKKGIFPVSYVEILTDIDGAESYEIEPIVKAATQSFSTHYGTTHSNGRVSPGIVRETKTVQKTEVLHVDTSNEPISYRALYNYKPQNTDELELHEGDIVYVLEKCDDGWYVGTSARSGCFGTFPGNYVNKL